GGCAACCGCGTGCGGCAGCTCCAAGCCGGCCGGCGACGGCACGATCAGCGGCGCTGGCACCGCCCCGCCGACCTCGGCCAGCAGCACCCCCGCCAGCCCCACCGCGACCCTGCCTCCCGGCGCGCCCGAGGTGGCCCTGCCCGCCGACCTGAAGGTCACCGTCCAGTTCCCTGCGACCGGCGACGCCGGGAAGGACGCCGTGGCGCAGTCCCTGACGTACGCGCTGCGCGCCTTCAACGGCGCGCTCGCTAAGGGCGACCTGCAGGACCCGGCGTTCAAGTACGCCTACGACGGCATGGCCCGGCCCTACATGGCCAACATGATCGACCAGCTCGTGAAGCGCAACCAGACGGTGACCGGCGAGACGCGGTACTACGCCCCCACGATCACCATCCAGGACGCCACTCACGCGGCGTTCACGTATTGCGAGGACCAGTCGAAGGGTTACGCCAAGGACAAGTCGAGCGGCAAGGTCCTGACCAGCACCCCTTCCGTGCGGGACTACACCGAGTGGAACCTCGGCCTCGAGAAGTCCACCCAAGGGGTGTGGCGCGTGACCCAGACTCTCGGAGAGAAGGGATCCACACGGTGCCAGAAGGCCTGACTCTCCGGCGGGCGAGAGTGGCCTCGGCCCTGGCCCTGTTTGCCGCATCGGTCCTGTCATCGCCGGCCCAGGCGGATTGGGGCAACGACCCGGGCGGCGGCACACCGACCCCATGGTCGATCGAGTCGCACGTCACCCTCACCATGCATGAGAACGGCGCCGAGGGTGGCACGCACCTGGTGTCCTCCGGCGGCAGCTGGGATCCGCCCGCCTGCTGGTACGAACCCGAGTACACCCCGGAAGGCTTCGACACCGCGTTCCAGGCGCTCCTTCAGCAGCTGGCCGGAACATCCGGAGGCGCGGACGCGCAGAAGCAGTACGACGCGCTGAAGGCCGACCACGACTTCCACCGCGGCGAGAACGGCGCCTGGTGGGGGATGGTGAAGACCAACGCGGCCTGGGACCTGCCGGTGACGACCACCTGTACGCAGAGCCCGGGCATTCGCTGGGTCCCGGCCGGCAACCCTCCGGCCGGGCTGCTCACCGTGACGCCGCAGATGCTGAGCAAGATCGCCTACGGGGCGACCAAGCTGCCATCGCCCGACGTCGCGCTCTCGCCAGCCGCCGACCGGCAGACCGTCAACCTGCCGACGTTCGTCAGCTTCAGCCGCCCTCTGCAGTCCGTGTCCGTGACCGCGTCACTGGACTACATGGGCTTCAACATCGCGGCGTCCACCCTGGCGGTGCCCATCTCGCTCGAGATCGACGCCGGTACCGACGACGCGTCGCCCCGAACCTGCACCTACCCGTTCACCGCGTCGGGTGGCGGCTACACCGTGGACTCGTCGTCGAGTAGCTGCAACGTCACCTACCTGCGGTCCTCCAGGGGCGGCACGTACCCGCTGACCGGCCGGGTGAAGTGGAAGGTGACGTGGACCGCCTCCAAGAACCCGAACGCGGCGCCTGCCAACGCGCTGCCGGACGGTCTGACCGACGCCGCCCCACAGGACGTGGTGGTCAAGGAGATCCAGACCGTGGTCACCCACTGACCACGCTCCCGCTGGACCGAGCAACACGAAGGACGGACCCATGAGCAAGTCGAAGCCGGCCACGGCCGCCCGCACGACGGGCGACCTGGTGCGCGCCGGCCTGGCCGGCCTGGCCCTGCTCGCGCTGCTGGCGGCCGTGCCGTGGGGGCTGATCACGTTCATCGGTAACCCCCTGCCCAGCAGCATGCCGACGTGGTCCACCCTCAACCAGTCGGTGGGCACCACCGTCATCATCAACACGCTCGCCGTGGTGCTCTGGGCGGTCTGGGCCCAGTTCGCGCTGTGCGTGGCCGTCGAACTCCGCGCCGCGCTCTCGGGGATCGGACGCCTGCCGATGCGGGTGCCGGCGGCTGGCGTCAACCAGGCCCTGGCCCGGCAGCTGGTTGCCACCATGCTGCTGGTCAGCGCCGGTGCGCTCATCATCGGCCAGGCCTCTGCCGCCTCTGCGGCCACCCCCGCTCAGGTGCCGCGGGCAGTTGCAGCGGCCGCCGTCGTGTCGCAGCAGGCCGCCGCGGTGACGACCGCGGCACCGGCCACAGCGCAGTCCCTGCCGACCTACGTCGTCAAGGCGCCGTCCGAGGGCCACCGCGACAGCCTGTGGCGCATCGCGGAGCAGCACCTGGGTGACGGCACCCGCTGGTCGGAGATCCAGCAGCTGAACGAGGGACGCCCTCAGCCCGACGGGGGCTCGCTCGGTTCCGACAGCCGGATCCGCCCGGGCTGGACGCTCCTGCTTCCGGCCGACGCCGTCGGGGATGACCTGCACCGTTCGACAGCCCAGACCGCCCCCGGCGGGGCGGGCGAGCACCTGGTCACCGTGGCCGAGGGCGACACCCTGTCCGGCATCGCCGAACGCGAGCTCGGGGACGGCGACAAGTACCCGCTGCTGCTGGAGGCCACGAAGGTCCTGGTGCAGCCCGATGGATCGCACCTGAGCGACCCGGACGAGCTGTTCCCCGGCGAGAAGATCGTGATTCCCGCCCCGGCCACCGCCACGCCGCCTGCGACGGCGCCGGCCGCTCAGCCGCCGGCCACGACCACTCCCGCTCAGACGCCCGCCCCGGACGCCACGGCCTCACCGAAGCTGGCCTCGCCCGCACCGACCGCGCCCGCGGAGGCCCCCACTGCTGCACCGGCAGCCGGCCCGGCGCAGATCCCGACCACCACGCAGCCGGCCCAGCACCCAATCGCAGAACCCGAGCACGCCCAGAGCGCGGCCGCCGACAACAGCAGCGACACCGTGCGCAACCTGGCCGTCGGCGGCGCGATCCTCGCCGCCGGCGTCCTGGCTAGCATCGGCCTGCGCCGCCTCCTGCAGCAGCGCCGCCGCAAGCCCACTCGCCGCATCCCCATGCCCGCCGGCGAGTCTGCAGGCCTGGAGCGACAGCTGCGCGCGACCACCAACCCGACCGGCCTGGCCCTGCTGGACCGCTCACTGCGGTCGATGGCCGCCCGCGCCGCCCACCTGGGCCAAGAGGTCCCGCAGCTCGAGGCCGTACGCGTCAGCGGGGATGCCGTCGAGCTGTACCTGGCTGCCCCGGCCGCACCGATCGCCCCGTTCACCGCCGCCGAGGAGGACACGGCGCTGTGGCGCTGCGGTTCCTCCACCCGCAACACCACCCTGCTGAGCGCCGAGGAAGCCGCCCGCACCCCGGCCCCCTACCCGACCCTGGTCAGCCTCGGCCACACCCCCGAAGGCGACCCGGTCCTGGTCGACCTGGAGACCGTGGGGCTGCTCTCCCTGGACGGATCCGACGGCGACGTCCTCGCGGTGCTGCGCGCTTTCAGCGTCGAGCTGGCCAACAGCATGCTCGCCGACGACCGTCTGCTGCTGCTCGCCGGCGTCGGCGAGCAGCTCGCCGAGCTCTACCCCGCGCACGCGGACTACTACGAGATGCTGCCCGAGGCCCTGGCCACGCTCGCCTCCCAGGACGCGTTCCAGCGCCAGGCCCTCGAAGAGGGCGGGCACTCCTCCCTGCGGGCCGCCCGTGTCAGCGACCCGGCCGCCGGCGACGCCTGGACCCCGCACATCCTGATCAGCACCGCCGAACCGGCCGCACCGCAGGCGGAGCAGCTGATCGACATCCTCCGTGCGCAGCCGAGGACGTCGATCGGCGTTATCGCGGGCAACCGCACCGATCTGCCGGTGGAGACCGGCTGGCGTATCCCGGCCGAGGCCGGCCTCGAGGTCGAGATCGACGGCCTCCCCTTCACTGTGATCCTCCAGCGCATCGAGCCGGACGCCTACCGGCATCTGGTGGACGTCCTGGCCACCGCCGAGCGGCGCGACACGCTCCCGGCTCCGGCCTGGACCCGGCCGACCACCACCACGGTGGCCGCCGAACCAACCGAGACCGAGGACGGCGCCGACCAGGGCACGGAGATGGGCGAGGAGCCGGTGCTCGTCGGGGCTGACGCCGCGACCGGGTCCGCGCTCGCCGCCCAGGTCACCTACACCGTCGGCCCCCGGCCGTCGCGCTGGGGCCGTCCACGATTCCGGTCACCGTCACCGTGCCGGTCGCGCTGGCCACGAACACCGGCGCGGCACCCGCCCTACCGGGCCCGCTCCCTGCGGCCGCAGGCGCCGCCGGCTCCTCCCGGGAGCCGCAGGACCTGGACCTGATCGCCGAGAAGGACGAGCAGGAGCAGCGCGCCCGCGCCGCAGCCTCAATCAGTGCCGCCGGCGCGGACGAAGCCGACCAGGAAGAGGATGCGGACCCCGATGAGGATGTCTTCGGCCTGGCCGGCACCGAAGACGACGAGGATCCGGACTGGGGCGAGGACGAGAAGGACCTCGACGCCCTGATCGCCCGCTACACCCAGGACGCTGACGACGAGCAGGGCGCCGAGCAGGCAGAGGACCACGGCGGAGTCCGGGACGCAGAGCCGGACGCCGAGCAGCAGGCCGCGGAGGATGGGGAGGACGACACTGTGGTCGGTGCCGAGGCGCAGCCGGTCACCGTCCCGAGCCCGGCCCCGACTGGTGCGAACGCGCGGGTCAGCCACCGCTTGCACAACTCCTCTGCGGTCCTGGCTGCGCTCACCGCCGACGCCGCGGAGCCATCCATCCCGTACGTCCGGCTGCTGGGGCGCGTCGAGGTCCTCGGTCTGGGCAGCGGCAAGCAGCAGGACTCGCGGCGCCGTCAGCTCACCGAAGTGGCGGCCTGGCTCGTCCTGAACCCCGGCAGCAGCCGCCTGGAGTTCGACGAGGCCATGTGGCCCGGAGCCCGGGTGGACAACCAGGCCCGCAACACCTTGATGTCACGGGCCCGACGATGGCTCGGCAACAAGCCGGACGGCAGCCCCTACCTGCCCCCCATCACCGAGGGCGTGTACGGGCTCGACCTAGCGGTGACCTGCGACTGGGCGCAGTTCCAGGAGCTCTACCGGACCGGCCACCACGGCAGCGGCCTGGACGCGGACATCGCGCTCGCCCAGGCGCTCGCCCTGGTCCGCGGCAGGCCCTTCGCCGGCACCCTGGCCACCAAGTACAACTGGAACGAGGCCTGGGTCCAGGAGATGATCTCCGCGATCGAAGACGCCGCACACGAGCTCGCCCAGCGGCGCCTGGCCGAGCGGGACCACCGGGCGGCCGCGATGGCCGCCGCCCGCGGCCTGGAGGCCATTCCGGAGAGCGAACTGCTCTACCGCGACCTCTTCGAGGTCCACGCTGCCTCCGGGGACCGCGAGAGCCTGGAGCGCGCCGCGCGCCGACTGCACGACCTGAACGAAGAACTCGGCGTAGACCCGGAGGAGGAGACCGTCGAACTGCTCGAGACGCTGCTGAAGGGACGCCGTACCGCAACCGCTTGATCAAGTCCCGCCGCAGGCACGCTGGACATGACGTCTCGTCGATTCGTCATCGCTCGGCGGTCACACCGGGCTCGACCGCGCCATCTATGGAGGGCGACAGGCGCCGCGTGCGCACTGACGACGACAGGGAGAACAGGGAGCGCATGGAGCCCATCTCAGGGGAACTGGAGCACCGCACCGATCCGTTGGAGCTCACCGCCACATCACCGAGCGGCCGTGGAGGGCGCACGGCACAGAAGCCGCGTCGGGGCGAGAAGGCGTTGCTGGGCGCCATCGTGGCCGGGTCCGGTGTGATCGCGGGCATCGGTTTCACCGGAAGCTACGCGGCGGTGCGCCGCCTGGCCCAGGAGAAGGGATTCTCCTGGTTCTCGTATGCCTTCCCGGTCGGTGTGGACGTCGGGATCGCGGTCATCCTGGCGCTGGACGTGTACCTGACGTGGAAGAAGATGGCCTTCTGGCCCCTGCGCATGATCGCGTGGATACTGACGGCCGGGACCATCGCCTTCAACGCCTCCGTCAGCTGGCCGGACCCCGTGGGCACGACCATGCATGCTCTGATCCCGGTCCTCTTCGTGATCGTGGTGGAGGCGGCTCGCCACGTGGTGCGCCGTACCGCTGATCTCGCCGACGACCGGCACATGGACTCGATCCGATGGTGGCGCTGGGCGCTGTCACCGGTGGGGACCTTCCGCATGTGGCGCCGGATGAAGCTGTGGGAGATCCGTTCCTACGACGAGGTCGTGCGGCTGGAGCGCGCCCGTGTGCTGTACCGGAAAGAGCTGCGTATCCGGTACGGCCGCAGCTGGCGATCCAACGCCCCGATTGAGGCTCTGCGGACGTTGCGGATGGCTGGCTACGGCATCTGGACCGAGGCGATGCACCAGGTCCTCGTCGACGCTCCTGAGCTGCCCTCAGGTGACCGGCCCGTGGAGGCGCTGCCGGCGGAGAAGACGGTGGTGGAGCGGATTCCTGTGAGTGCCGCGTCGGACCTCGTGGCTCCCGCGCCTTCGCCGGCTCTGTCCCCGATCGCCTCTGCTTCGGCCCGCCAGGAGTCCGATGCAGGGGTGGTGATCGCGGTGGGAGGAGGCGAGCCGGCCGCTGATGCCTCTCGTGCTGCGGCCGTCGACTTCCCGGCCGCGGGTGGCCCGTTGCCCATCGCAGAGGATGCCGCCGCTCGGCACGCACGGTGGGAAGCAGGGACGGTGGAGTCGTCCTCCGCAGCTGGGCATGAGTTCGTCTCCGCGTTGCCGGTTCGGGACGTCAAGTCGGTCCCTCCCGGATGGCAGGAGCTGGCCACGTCAGGGGCGCTGGTTGACGGTGCGCCAGCCGCAGCGGTGCTCCGCGCCGAGTACGAGCGCGACCCGGGCGCCGACCCGGGCGGCCTGCTGCAGGTGATCCAGTCGCTCACGGCACCTCTTCCGTCAGCAGTGGAGCTGCACGGGCCGCCGCGGCGTGTCTCGGCGCCGGATGCCGAGGAGATGACGCCGTTCGCTCCGGCTCCGATCCAGCGCAGCAGCTCGGCTCACCTCCGTGTCGAGCAACCGCAACCGCTGGAGGGCCCGCACGATCCGCCTGCCGCCGAGCCGGAGCCTGCACCGCTGAGCTCGGAGTCGGAGCGCGAGTCGCGAGCAGAGCAGCAAGTCGACGGCAGGCCCCTCTCGAAGAAGGACCGGGCTCGTCTGATCTACGAACAGCACCAGCGCGAAGGACGGGAGCTGTCCCGAGGAACCCTCGCCCGGCTTGCCGGATACGCCCACGAGGGCAGCGCACGCACGGTCTACAAGGAGCTTGAGGACGAGCTCGGCCCCATCGTGGCCCGGCCCGGCGGGCACGTAACGGGAGAGCTCGCCGCCGCCAGCGCCGGGGCGAAGCTGCCCAGCCGCCCAGAGCCCATTCGGTGACGCTCTCCGAAGCGGAACGGCGTACTGGCGTTCTCCGAGAACGGCCGCCATCCTCCAGATGCAGCAGGCAGCGGGGTGCCGTTCTCCTCAGTGTGGCGGGCGATGCGCGCTGGTGGCCGGCCGGGTGGCCGGGAGCGGCTCGCTCTGGAGGTCCGTGGCCTGCGAGGCTGTAAATCTGTGATCCGTGGAACTGACGGGACGCCAGGCCCGTTCCGATCGCGGGTCAGCGTAGGTCTCGTTCGATACCTATCACCGAGTGCCGGCCCGGCACGGGTGCCCCAGGGCCGACATAAGGAGCTTTCGTCAGCGGACGACGGGGATGTCGCCGGAGCGCCAGTCGTTCACTCGTTTGCGGATGCTTGGAACCATCGGTAGTGCCTCGACTTGTTTCGGGGTGAACCATGCGACGTCGGTGGATTCGTTGCTGGTGCTGAGCTGCCCGCCGATGGGCCGGCCGAGGAGGCAGATGGAGAACTCCTGGCGGATTTCACCGTCGTCGTAGGCGAAGACGTGGCCCGGGTCGGTGTAGGTACCGACGATACCCATGATCTCGATGTCGATGCCGGTTTCCTCGCGAGTTTCCCGGATTCCGCAGCCGGCGAGTGATTCGCCGAGGTCCATCTTGCCGCCCGGAAGTGCCCACATGCCGTTGTCGGTGCGGCGCTGGAGGAGAACTCGGCCCTCGTGGTCGACGACGACCACGGAGGCAGCTGGGACCAGGCTGTTCGCCTTCGGGGCGTTCGGGTCGTTCTCAAAGTCACGCCGTGGCATGCTCCACCTCCGAGTTCGTCCATACGTCGCGGCCGCGGCCCCACAGCCCCTCGACATGGTCCAAGTACCGGTCGAATACGCCGTTGTCCTGAGCCCGGCGGAGGTGCATCATCGGGGCGTCGTGCCCGACTCTACCTGGCAAGAGGGGCGTCACGATCATGTCACTGTCGAAGCGGAAGACCGACAGGGGGCGTGGCCGGTCTCGAATCGAGCTTCGATGTTCGGCACATCGCGGAGCTTCCTGAGCTCAGCCAGTGTCACCTCGATCCGGGTGGACAGGGTGAGCGGTACAGCTTCTTCGCTTTCGCGCTGGCGGGTGACGGTGGATGCCGGGTCACCGAGAATGAAGCGGATCCGGCAGCCCGAGGCGGCCTTCCTGCGCAGAACCTCACCGAGTCGTGCCTGCTCCAGCCAGAGGAAGTAATTGGTGTAGCCAGCGAACACCAGGTCGCTCTCCGCCCGGCGGATCAGCTGTGCCCACAGCGATGTTGGCGCAGCGGATCGGTATGGATAGAGCTGGACCAGTTCTCGGTCGGGTCCGGACTTCACCAGGGTCTGCACGGCTGGCCAGAGCACGGTTTCCTCCTCATCGAGGGCTCGGCTGGCCGCTGCACGGTGCCGAGCGTGGGGCACGCGTGCGGGGTTGCTGACCCATCGTCCGATGGTTTTCGGGTCGACACCTACTGCACGCGCGAGCAGAGCTTCGGTCATGTTCGCACGAGCCATGGCCCGCCTCAGAGGTTCATTCACGGGGTACCCCTTCAGGTCTGCAAGGACGAGTAAAGGTGTACCAGCAAAACGTTCCAAACGTCCCTGGAACGGAGTAGGACGTCCTCGATTTCCGTCCGATGATCGGTATGTGACGGGCTATCAGCAGAACGTAGTGATTGCCAGGGTTGAGGCCGACAAGGCCAGGGAGGTGTCGTGCTTCCGCTGACGAACGAGTTCGACGTTCAGGGCCGGGGTGACGCGGCGCGGGACGCTCGGGACCGGGTGGTGTGCATGCTGCAGGACTGGCGCCTGCCGCTGTCGGAGGAGATTCTCCAAGCCGTCCGGTTGTGTACCTCCGAGCTCGTGGCCAATGCCGTGGAGCATGGTGGTGGCACCTGCCGGGTCCGGGCCTCCTGGACCGGCAGTCACCTGCGGGTGGACGTCATCGACACCTCCGAGGCAGTCCCCAACGCCGATCGGCCCGCATGGGACGCCATCCGGGGTCGCGGCATGCTGCTGGTGGACGCCCTCGCGACGACGTGGGGCTGGGAGCCGAGAGGCGACGGCAAGACCGTCTACGCGCTGTTCGCCCAGGACGCCCCGGCAGAACCCGGGGCCCAGCCGGCACCCGCGCCCGCTCTGGCGGCCGGGTGAGCGAGATGCGGGTCCGCGTGTACGGGCGAGGGCCCGACGGCAAGGAGACCGAGATCCTCCCTGAGGCCGTGTTCACCGGCAGCAACAACCCCTACGCCTACCACCCCGCGGCGGCGTTCGCGCTGTGCGAATGCGACTTACCCCAGTGCCCCTCGAAGATCGGACGACTCCGTTGAGACCGTTGACGCCCCTTGCCAGTTCCGGCCTGGTGATCGGATGCCGGCTGACCGTCTGGACGATGCGGATCGACAACGAGCCCTATCCCGCGCAGCGCCACCTCCTCGCCTGCCTCGGCGAGTCCGAGGACGGCGTGCGGTGTCAGGAGCACTCCGGGGAGCGGGAGACCTTCGAGGACGCCAAGCGGTGGGCCGCCGGCCACACCCGCCTTCACCCGGACCACCGCAGGTTCTCACAGCTCTCGGAGCTCGCCTGGGTGATGGTGCCCGACGAGGAGCCGGAATGACGATCGAGTCGGGCATCCTCCCGGACATCCCGCCGGGCCTGCCCTGGGCATCCGGAATGTGCTGCGAGCGCCTCCAGGTCCGAGACGTCACCCCGCACGGGACCGCGACCTTGGACGGCGTCAGCGTCGCTCTGTCGATCTGCCCGTTCTGCCTCGCCCACCACCGGCACAGCATCCGCGTGGTCGACCGCTACCAGCGCATGACCACGGCCGCCGGTCTTCGCTCCCACCGGATCGAGGCCGGGGCCCGCGCACGAGCCCGCCTCATCCAGGCCCGAAGACGCCGCGGACTCCACCCCGCGGCCCACTAGACCGCCCGCTCTGGCTACCCCGGCAGGGCCTCCCCCGTCCATGGGGTCCGAGCTCCACAGCGCCTTCGCGCGCCGCCACACCAGCCGCAGCTCGGCAACCGTGGGCACCGGCTCCCGGTCGGCAGCGGGTCGATACCCGTGCGGTTGGCCAGGTCATGATCATGAGTCACGGCCGTGATCGTAGGCTGCGAGCGGCCCTGCATCGCCCGGCACGCCCAAGGAACGAAGGACACGACGGTCGCGGGCATGCGACCGACCGCCCCGGCACGGGCCGCTCTCCGGACAAGCCGTCGGACATCTGCGCGGGCGCAGCGGCAAGATCAGGCCAGGGGCTCGGCATGGGACAGGGCCCCCGCGAGGTCCGTGCCCACCGGGAGGACCGTGCCGTCGGCAGCGATCTCCACTTGCAGCCGGCCGCTGTCGTCCGCATACAGGTCATGCCCGTGGGGTCCTTGGATGCCCAGGGCGTAGACCACGATCCGGCGCTGCGGGGCATGGCAGCCCACCCGGCCCGGGAACGTCACCAGATACCGACCCGCCACCACACTCACCCACTCCACGCACCTACCGGCGGGCACCTACCCGGCTGCGCCCGGTCGTACCCGGCAACGGCCCATGTGTCACCCGGCGGCCGCGCCCAGGATGCGGCACCGCCCGCAGGCCGACAGGCTCCGCACCGTGGCCGAGGCCCCGTCGCCTGCGGCCTCGGCCACCCACCGCCACACCCGCGAGGAAACCCACCGTGATCGTCAAGAAGCTCCGCGACTGCGGCACCCGCAGCGAACACGCCTGGAAGCGGCCGATGCCCCGAGCGCGGCGCGGTGACCCCTGGGTGATGACCATGGCGCATCACCGGGCCGTCGACCGGGTCCGCCAGGCGGAGAACGCCGCCAGGCGCGAGGAGAAGGCAGCCGCCGGCGCCCACACCACGCCGGTCGACGAAGTCTCCGAACTCGTCGAGGACCGCCTGGAGCACGAACGGCTCCGCCACTGCCTCAAAGCCCTCACCGGCCCGCAACGGCAATCCCTCACCCTCGCCTACTACCGCGGCCTCACCTACCAGGAAGTGGCCGACCTCCTGGAGACGCCATTGAGCACGGTCAAGACCCGCATGCGCGACGGCCTCGTCCGGCTCCGCGACTGCCTGGGCGTGGGCTCATGAACACCGCACCCGACCTGCACACCCTCTCCGGCGCCTACGCTCTGCACGCCCTCACCCAGGGCGAACAGGACGCGTTCGAGCGCCACCTCGCCCAGTGCGAGGCGTGCCGCACCGAGGTCACCGAATTCGCCGCCACCCTGGCCCGGCTCGGCTGCGCCTGCGCCCTCACGCCGCCGCCCGGGATGGAAGAACGGGCCATCGCCGCCATCGAAGGCCTCCGGCAACTGCCGCCACGCACCCTTACCGACCGAATCCGCCCCCGGATCCTCGCCCGGCGCCCCCGCACAATCGCCGCCCGCATCGTCCTGGCCGCCTGCCTCGCACTGACCGCCGGCCTCGGCACCATCGCCGTCCAGCAGCACGACCAAGCCCAGCAAGCCGAGACCCAATCCGCCCGGCTGCACACCGAACTCACCGAATTCGGCGCCCTGCTGACCGCCCCGGACGTGCGCAGCACCACCGCCGCCACCACCGACGGCACCGGCAGCGGCACCGCCATCTGGTCCCGGGCACGCAACCAGGCCGCCTTCCTCGCCACCGGGCTACCCGCCCTGCCCGCAGGCCGCGCATGGGAGCTGTGGCTCGACGAGGGCGGTGCACCACGCCCCGCCGGCCTCCTGCGCTCCGCCGACTCGACCCTGCTCCTGCCTACCGGCATCGCCGGCGCCCGGGCCCTCGCCCTCACCGACGAACCCGCAGCCGGCTCCCCCAGCCCACCACCGACCCCGTCCTGCTCCTCCCCGTCAACTGACCGAACCGGCTCCGGCCGGGTCCGCACAAAGGACGGGCATGTCTCCTTCCCGGGAGTAGCAAGGTGTAATGGTCATTGTCAGGGGTCGGTCGGCTCAGAGCTCCTCAGGGACTCCGCCTACCACCAGAGCAGTTGCGGTTCGACCGTCGTCAGTACCTGTGCCCGGTTCCCGGCGCTCCTCGCTCTCCAGGCCGATTCATGATGGCCCGTCACGTCGTGGTCCCAGACCGCGAGCACTCGACGCCGCCTTGGCACGTCCAGCCACCGGCCAGGCAGGCAGGCGCGGGGCCGGCCGCGAAGGCCGCGGCCCGGGCGAGGCCGAAGACGTCCCGCACGGACCGCTTCCAGCAGGGCCTGGCCGCGCTCGCCGGGGAAAAGGCCATGTCCGGATACCGCGCCCGCACAAGGAGCAGCTGGAGACCGTAGTGGCCGGCCCCGGCGGCGACGACGCCGCCGAGGTCGTGCACGTCGGCCTCGGCGCATGATTGAACAACCAGAAGACCGCTCGCCACGCCAAACCCACCCCGGGCCAGCTGACGCAGCCTCGCCGGGCACGGGGGCGTGATGGTGTCGGGATTCCCGGGGCACCCCTGCGAATCCCGTGCACCAACGAAGTTGGCTGGTCAGGCGCGGTCGGGGTTCCCCTCATAGAGGGAAGCCCGACCAAGGCGAGCCGCTCGACGGACGAGCCGGGCGTTTCCCGCTCGACTCACGAGATGCGCTGAGCAAGACTCGGCCGGACCTTGGTCCAGGGCCCAGAACTCACGGCGCAGCAGCGGTAGCGTCCGGGTCGGGCTGCGGTGCGGCAGCTACTACTACTGCTGCTGCTTAGCCTGTTGTTTTACCTCCGGTGATCATCTTGTGTTGCGTTCGGATCCTCGCCTGCCTGTTCGCTACGGGTTGGTGACCAGGGCGAGTCCGACGTCG
The Kitasatospora paranensis genome window above contains:
- a CDS encoding DUF5919 domain-containing protein, coding for MNEPLRRAMARANMTEALLARAVGVDPKTIGRWVSNPARVPHARHRAAASRALDEEETVLWPAVQTLVKSGPDRELVQLYPYRSAAPTSLWAQLIRRAESDLVFAGYTNYFLWLEQARLGEVLRRKAASGCRIRFILGDPASTVTRQRESEEAVPLTLSTRIEVTLAELRKLRDVPNIEARFETGHAPCRSSASTVT
- a CDS encoding DUF2637 domain-containing protein, translated to MRTDDDRENRERMEPISGELEHRTDPLELTATSPSGRGGRTAQKPRRGEKALLGAIVAGSGVIAGIGFTGSYAAVRRLAQEKGFSWFSYAFPVGVDVGIAVILALDVYLTWKKMAFWPLRMIAWILTAGTIAFNASVSWPDPVGTTMHALIPVLFVIVVEAARHVVRRTADLADDRHMDSIRWWRWALSPVGTFRMWRRMKLWEIRSYDEVVRLERARVLYRKELRIRYGRSWRSNAPIEALRTLRMAGYGIWTEAMHQVLVDAPELPSGDRPVEALPAEKTVVERIPVSAASDLVAPAPSPALSPIASASARQESDAGVVIAVGGGEPAADASRAAAVDFPAAGGPLPIAEDAAARHARWEAGTVESSSAAGHEFVSALPVRDVKSVPPGWQELATSGALVDGAPAAAVLRAEYERDPGADPGGLLQVIQSLTAPLPSAVELHGPPRRVSAPDAEEMTPFAPAPIQRSSSAHLRVEQPQPLEGPHDPPAAEPEPAPLSSESERESRAEQQVDGRPLSKKDRARLIYEQHQREGRELSRGTLARLAGYAHEGSARTVYKELEDELGPIVARPGGHVTGELAAASAGAKLPSRPEPIR
- a CDS encoding bacterial transcriptional activator domain-containing protein, giving the protein MPVALATNTGAAPALPGPLPAAAGAAGSSREPQDLDLIAEKDEQEQRARAAASISAAGADEADQEEDADPDEDVFGLAGTEDDEDPDWGEDEKDLDALIARYTQDADDEQGAEQAEDHGGVRDAEPDAEQQAAEDGEDDTVVGAEAQPVTVPSPAPTGANARVSHRLHNSSAVLAALTADAAEPSIPYVRLLGRVEVLGLGSGKQQDSRRRQLTEVAAWLVLNPGSSRLEFDEAMWPGARVDNQARNTLMSRARRWLGNKPDGSPYLPPITEGVYGLDLAVTCDWAQFQELYRTGHHGSGLDADIALAQALALVRGRPFAGTLATKYNWNEAWVQEMISAIEDAAHELAQRRLAERDHRAAAMAAARGLEAIPESELLYRDLFEVHAASGDRESLERAARRLHDLNEELGVDPEEETVELLETLLKGRRTATA
- a CDS encoding DUF6296 family protein encodes the protein MSVVAGRYLVTFPGRVGCHAPQRRIVVYALGIQGPHGHDLYADDSGRLQVEIAADGTVLPVGTDLAGALSHAEPLA
- a CDS encoding ATP-binding protein, with translation MLPLTNEFDVQGRGDAARDARDRVVCMLQDWRLPLSEEILQAVRLCTSELVANAVEHGGGTCRVRASWTGSHLRVDVIDTSEAVPNADRPAWDAIRGRGMLLVDALATTWGWEPRGDGKTVYALFAQDAPAEPGAQPAPAPALAAG
- a CDS encoding NUDIX domain-containing protein, producing the protein MPRRDFENDPNAPKANSLVPAASVVVVDHEGRVLLQRRTDNGMWALPGGKMDLGESLAGCGIRETREETGIDIEIMGIVGTYTDPGHVFAYDDGEIRQEFSICLLGRPIGGQLSTSNESTDVAWFTPKQVEALPMVPSIRKRVNDWRSGDIPVVR
- a CDS encoding LysM peptidoglycan-binding domain-containing protein, translating into MSKSKPATAARTTGDLVRAGLAGLALLALLAAVPWGLITFIGNPLPSSMPTWSTLNQSVGTTVIINTLAVVLWAVWAQFALCVAVELRAALSGIGRLPMRVPAAGVNQALARQLVATMLLVSAGALIIGQASAASAATPAQVPRAVAAAAVVSQQAAAVTTAAPATAQSLPTYVVKAPSEGHRDSLWRIAEQHLGDGTRWSEIQQLNEGRPQPDGGSLGSDSRIRPGWTLLLPADAVGDDLHRSTAQTAPGGAGEHLVTVAEGDTLSGIAERELGDGDKYPLLLEATKVLVQPDGSHLSDPDELFPGEKIVIPAPATATPPATAPAAQPPATTTPAQTPAPDATASPKLASPAPTAPAEAPTAAPAAGPAQIPTTTQPAQHPIAEPEHAQSAAADNSSDTVRNLAVGGAILAAGVLASIGLRRLLQQRRRKPTRRIPMPAGESAGLERQLRATTNPTGLALLDRSLRSMAARAAHLGQEVPQLEAVRVSGDAVELYLAAPAAPIAPFTAAEEDTALWRCGSSTRNTTLLSAEEAARTPAPYPTLVSLGHTPEGDPVLVDLETVGLLSLDGSDGDVLAVLRAFSVELANSMLADDRLLLLAGVGEQLAELYPAHADYYEMLPEALATLASQDAFQRQALEEGGHSSLRAARVSDPAAGDAWTPHILISTAEPAAPQAEQLIDILRAQPRTSIGVIAGNRTDLPVETGWRIPAEAGLEVEIDGLPFTVILQRIEPDAYRHLVDVLATAERRDTLPAPAWTRPTTTTVAAEPTETEDGADQGTEMGEEPVLVGADAATGSALAAQVTYTVGPRPSRWGRPRFRSPSPCRSRWPRTPARHPPYRARSLRPQAPPAPPGSRRTWT